Proteins encoded by one window of Pelecanus crispus isolate bPelCri1 chromosome 8, bPelCri1.pri, whole genome shotgun sequence:
- the SQSTM1 gene encoding sequestosome-1, which translates to MAALTVKAYLLGKEEAAREIRRFSLPPPARYQAVHDRVAELFQGLLRAGPPPTFRMYYKDEDGDLIAFSTDEELEMAMPYVQDGVFRVYIKEKKECRREHRSQCSQEPPRDMVHPNVICDGCEGPVVGTRFKCTVCPDYDLCSTCEHKGIHKEHNMVMFQSPLLNPFEWLPRGRWLRKMRHGVPPFPWMHCWGYPGPAAPCQNSEQAQASAAASSPPAAEEASTNSQPQDPNVTFLKNVGESVAAFLSPLGIEVDIDVEHGGQRSKVTPASPNQEKNSAESGSNTLNQNVQTKPDWNNTDSATEVNAVAEQIQDMVIDPVSTQMEDSSFQSQEHSESSSSSGGDEDWTHLSSKEVDPSTGELQSLQMPEGPSSLDVSQDPPQPGPTGLREAALYPHLPPEADPCLIESLSQMLSMGFSDEGGWLTRLLQTKNCDIGAALDAIQYSKQPPHL; encoded by the exons ATGGCGGCGCTGACGGTGAAAGCCTACCTGCTAGGCAAGGAGGAGGCGGCCCGCGAGATCCGCCGCTTCTccctgccgccgcccgcccgctaCCAGGCCGTCCACGACCGCGTCGCCGAGCTCTTCCAGGGGCTgctgcgggccgggccgccgcccaCCTTCCGCATGTACTACAAGG ATGAAGACGGGGACCTGATCGCTTTTTCCACCGATGAGGAGCTGGAGATGGCGATGCCCTACGTGCAGGATGGCGTCTTTCGTGTGTACATCAAAG AGAAAAAGGAGTGCAGGCGGGAACATCGCTCGCAGTGCAGCCAGGAGCCTCCCCGGGACATGGTGCACCCCAATGTGATCTGTGATGGCTGTGAAGGACCGGTGGTGGGTACCAGGTTCAAGTGCACTGTCTGTCCAGACTATGACCTGTGCAGCACCTGTGAGCATAAAGGCATCCACAAGGAGCACAACATGGTGATGTTTCAAAGTCCACTGCTAAATCCATTTGAG TGGCTTCCCCGAGGACGCTGGCTCCGTAAAATGCGGCATGGTGTTCCACCCTTCCCATGGATGCACTGCTGGGGATATCCTGGCCCTGCAGCTCCATGCCAAAACTCCGAACAAGCCCAAGCCAGTGCTGCAGCCTCTAGTCCACCCGCTGCAGAAG AAGCTTCTACTAACAGCCAGCCTCAGGACCCCAATGTCACCTTCTTAAAGAATGTTGGGGAGAGTGTTGCAGCTTTTCTGAGCCCCCTGG GTATTGAAGTCGATATTGATGTGGAACATGGAGGACAGAGAAGCAAAGTGACTCCTGCTTCTCCCAATCAAGAGAAGAACAGTGCTGAGTCAGGCAGCAATACTCTTAACCAGAATGTTCAGACCAAACCAGACTGGAATAACACAGATTCTGCTACAGAAGTAAATGCTGTTGCAGAGCAGATACAAGACATGGTGATAGATCCTGTGTCCACACAAATGGAAGACAGCAGCTTCCAGTCCCAG gaACACAGTGAGTCCAGCAGTTCATCAGGGGGTGATGAGGACTGGACCCACTTATCTTCCAAAGAAGTGGATCCTTCCACAGGTGAACTGCAGTCTCTGCAAATGCCAGAGGGTCCCAGTTCCCTTGATGTATCTCAGGATCCTCCCCAACCAGGACCTACAGGACTGCGAGAAGCTGCACTCTACCCACATCTCCCACCAG AAGCAGACCCTTGCCTCATTGAATCTCTGTCCCAGATGCTCTCTATGGGCTTCTCTGATGAGGGTGGATGGCTCACTCGACTCCTGCAGACAAAGAACTGCGACATCGGGGCAGCGCTAGATGCCATCCAGTATTCCAAGCAGCCACCTCACTTGTAG
- the MRNIP gene encoding MRN complex-interacting protein, with amino-acid sequence MAPPCWALRCCSCRRFQVQQAKRSGKWSCSVCGQRQAVQKVYGQGSGVDCRHHVQKLNLLQGEAEEAIDWTYRCTEESVNDSKNIAAQREDSSVQQEGRAQVSRWSKYLDRDSEDQEDGEDKAGTERQRFCSRRKNTVEEQRKHQKSFLSSDVQEYAEENGVFQLACRAKKVKTSEHKKCLVAVPDQDDGDAVSGDSVVPTVSESVLPEENTQTPTACTKPSKWEKFLSCLDSYSENAARASLSPQEGSGRLGLRSTAVDVGMTSRCSEQTGRTLPQGTGFEFKKCAASTKWPASKLPGTTVPSTSRSVEEDALFKEPQSQLVRAGSGVLETAAGRCCLESTRRANTLVNCNTEPKPSSVSCEHLFCTGEEFDDDL; translated from the exons ATGGCGCCGCCGTGCTGGGCGCTGcgctgctgctcctgccgccgcttccaggTGCAGCAG GCCAAGCGGAGCGGGAAGTGGAGCTGCAGCGTGTGCGGCCAGCGGCAGGCGGTGCAGAAG gtttaCGGCCAAGGATCTGGTGTGGACTGTAGGCACCATGTCCAGAAATTAAACTTGCTGCAGGGTGAGGCAGAGGAAGCAATTGATTGGACATATCG GTGCACAGAAGAATCTGtaaatgacagcaaaaatatAGCAGCCCAACGTGAAGACAGTTCGGTCCAGCAG GAGGGAAGGGCACAAGTCAGTCGCTGGAGTAAATATCTGGACAGGGACAGTGAAGATCAGGAAGATGGAGAGGACAAGGCAGGTACAGAAAGGCAACGGTTCTGTTCCCGGAGGAAGAACACTGTGGAAGAACAAAG GAAACACCAGAAGAGCTTCCTCTCCAGTGATGTTCAGGAgtatgcagaagaaaatggagtTTTCCAGCTTGCCTGCCGAGCCAAAAAGGTTAAAACCTCTGAG CACAAGAAATGTTTAGTAGCAGTGCCTGATCAAGATGATGGAGATGCTGTTTCTGGAGACAGTGTGGTTCCTACTGTCTCTGAGTCCGTATTGCCTGAGGAGAATACACAAACCCCAACTGCTTGTACCAAGCCCTCAAAGTGGGAAAAATTTCTCTCTTGTTTGGACAGCTACAGCGAAAATGCTGCCAGGGCCAGCTTGTCACCACAGGAGGGCAGTGGAAGGTTGGGGCTACGCAGCACTGCAGTAGATGTTGGTATGACCAGTAGATGCTCAGAACAGACTGGAAGAACTCTACCTCAAGGTACAggttttgaatttaaaaagtgtGCTGCTAGCACCAAGTGGCCTGCCTCAAAACTGCCTGGCACTACGGTGCCCAGCACCAGTCGCTCAGTTGAGGAGGATGCGTTGTTCAAAGAACCTCAAAGCCAGTTGGTGAGGGCAGGATCTGGTGTTTTAGAGACCGCTGCAGGAAGGTGCTGTTTGGAGAGCACAAGGAGGGCAAACACCCTTGTTAACTGTAACACTGAGCCAAAGCCTAGCAGTGTTTCTTGTGAACACCTCTTCTGCACAGGTGAGGAGTTTGATGATGATCTCTGA